A region from the Desulfitobacterium dehalogenans ATCC 51507 genome encodes:
- a CDS encoding ribonuclease HII, with protein sequence MKAISRMSIREVSEVLNTEPSEELLKACAQDSRQGIQNLIARYYKEWEARQVEEERIEALLMEEKQLWSSGYLHIAGIDEAGRGPLAGPVVAATCILPAKFNLPGLNDSKKLTESRREKLFQQIKEQAIGYAVGSAEPAEIDGLNILQATKLAMKRAVESLKVRPHFLLIDALELPGFKIPQKGIVDGDALSASIAAASILAKVSRDHLMSELDKVYPEYGFAKNKGYGTREHLMALRRYGVSPIHRRSFAPVQQQLDIV encoded by the coding sequence TTGAAGGCAATATCTCGAATGAGTATTCGTGAAGTGAGTGAGGTTCTCAATACTGAACCTTCGGAGGAACTTCTTAAAGCCTGTGCTCAGGACTCACGTCAAGGTATACAGAATCTGATTGCTCGTTATTATAAGGAGTGGGAAGCTCGTCAAGTCGAAGAAGAACGCATCGAAGCGTTATTAATGGAAGAGAAACAGTTGTGGAGCAGCGGGTATTTACATATAGCCGGGATTGATGAAGCGGGGAGAGGTCCTCTGGCCGGCCCCGTCGTGGCAGCTACCTGCATTCTCCCTGCCAAATTTAATTTGCCCGGACTCAACGATTCCAAAAAGTTGACCGAGAGCAGACGGGAAAAACTGTTCCAACAGATAAAAGAGCAAGCTATCGGGTATGCTGTCGGCAGTGCGGAACCTGCCGAGATCGATGGATTGAATATACTTCAGGCCACCAAATTGGCCATGAAGAGAGCCGTGGAAAGTTTAAAAGTGCGTCCCCATTTTTTATTGATTGATGCCTTGGAATTACCAGGTTTCAAGATACCCCAAAAAGGCATCGTGGACGGAGATGCCTTAAGTGCCAGTATAGCGGCCGCATCCATTTTGGCAAAAGTCTCAAGGGATCACTTAATGAGTGAACTGGACAAGGTTTATCCTGAGTATGGATTTGCCAAAAACAAAGGCTATGGTACCAGAGAACATCTTATGGCTCTGCGCCGTTATGGAGTGAGTCCCATTCATCGAAGGAGCTTTGCGCCGGTTCAACAGCAACTGGATATCGTTTGA
- the ylqF gene encoding ribosome biogenesis GTPase YlqF: MSIQWFPGHMAKAKRLLVEQLRWVDVVIELGDARLPESSRNPLLQEMLGDKPKIVILNKVDLADPYWTEIWTRKLRQSSPVLAVSATGGAGVGKIVPEVERLMAHKIEKWTAKGIRARSIRVMIAGIPNCGKSSLVNNLIGSAKAKTGNKPGVTRGNQWIRIHDRVELLDTPGLLWPKFEDPEVGRKLGAVGAIRDEVLNLEELSLWVLEHLKENYPEALKRYTEDVQGLDLEGIGRKRGCLVKGGQVDTLKAAQIFIREFRAGSLGKFTLDRTPK; this comes from the coding sequence TTGAGTATTCAGTGGTTTCCCGGCCATATGGCCAAAGCAAAGCGGTTGTTAGTGGAACAGCTGCGTTGGGTGGATGTGGTCATCGAATTGGGAGATGCCCGTTTGCCAGAAAGCAGCAGAAACCCTCTGCTGCAAGAGATGTTGGGGGATAAGCCTAAAATCGTTATACTGAACAAGGTGGATTTGGCTGATCCTTATTGGACGGAGATCTGGACACGTAAACTTCGTCAGTCCAGCCCGGTATTGGCAGTAAGCGCAACCGGCGGTGCCGGGGTGGGCAAAATTGTTCCTGAAGTCGAGCGGCTCATGGCCCATAAAATAGAGAAATGGACGGCCAAAGGAATTCGTGCCCGCAGTATCCGGGTGATGATCGCGGGAATACCCAATTGTGGAAAATCCTCTCTGGTGAATAATCTCATAGGAAGTGCAAAAGCTAAAACAGGGAATAAACCGGGAGTGACCCGGGGCAATCAATGGATTCGCATTCACGACAGGGTGGAATTGCTCGATACGCCGGGATTGCTTTGGCCGAAGTTCGAAGACCCAGAAGTGGGCAGAAAATTAGGTGCTGTAGGCGCTATCCGGGATGAGGTTTTAAATCTTGAGGAGCTGTCCCTTTGGGTATTGGAGCATTTAAAGGAGAATTATCCGGAGGCTTTAAAACGATACACTGAAGATGTCCAAGGTTTGGATCTGGAAGGGATTGGACGAAAGAGGGGCTGTTTGGTTAAAGGGGGACAGGTGGATACCCTGAAAGCGGCTCAGATTTTTATAAGGGAATTTCGGGCAGGATCTTTAGGGAAGTTTACTTTAGATCGTACGCCGAAATAA
- the lepB gene encoding signal peptidase I, whose product MRNKTKIGWLIWVIAAVVICAALLRLFVLQPYTISSNSMEPTLLPGDRILVNRFAYQYGAPARGDIVVFAYPKDTSRTFVKRVIAVEGETVELKGNQVYVNGSLIQEPYLKQGDHSPFEPETIPAENIFVLGDNRRESGDSREWGVLPKSYIIGKAWFVYSPLQRFKFFW is encoded by the coding sequence GTGAGGAATAAGACAAAAATCGGATGGTTAATCTGGGTCATTGCAGCAGTCGTCATTTGTGCTGCTCTTTTACGTTTATTTGTACTTCAGCCCTATACTATTTCTTCAAATTCCATGGAGCCTACTTTGCTTCCAGGGGATAGAATTCTCGTGAATCGTTTTGCTTACCAATACGGAGCACCCGCTCGGGGAGATATTGTGGTTTTTGCCTATCCGAAAGATACCAGCCGTACTTTCGTCAAGCGGGTCATTGCAGTGGAGGGTGAGACCGTTGAGCTCAAAGGGAATCAAGTCTATGTCAACGGATCACTGATTCAGGAACCTTATCTGAAGCAAGGGGATCATTCACCCTTTGAACCCGAAACGATCCCTGCTGAAAATATCTTTGTTTTAGGCGACAACCGTCGGGAGAGCGGTGATTCAAGAGAATGGGGAGTTTTGCCGAAAAGTTATATCATAGGGAAAGCTTGGTTTGTTTATAGTCCGCTCCAAAGATTTAAGTTTTTTTGGTAG
- the rplS gene encoding 50S ribosomal protein L19 — translation MDFIRMIEEEQMKKDLPAFRPGDTVRVHVKVVEGSRERIQAFEGVVIKMKGGGLRRSFTVRRVTYGVGVERSFPLHSPRIDRIEVVRRGVVRRAKLYYLRGLSGKAARIRDRR, via the coding sequence ATGGATTTTATTCGCATGATTGAAGAAGAGCAAATGAAAAAAGATCTTCCTGCCTTCCGTCCTGGAGATACTGTACGTGTCCATGTAAAAGTTGTCGAGGGTTCTCGGGAACGTATCCAGGCTTTTGAAGGGGTTGTTATCAAGATGAAAGGCGGCGGTCTTCGTCGGTCTTTCACAGTGCGTCGGGTAACCTATGGTGTAGGAGTAGAGCGGTCTTTCCCGCTGCATTCTCCTCGAATTGACCGTATTGAGGTGGTACGCCGTGGTGTTGTACGCCGTGCCAAACTCTACTACCTACGTGGACTTTCAGGTAAAGCTGCGCGGATTCGCGACCGTCGCTAG
- a CDS encoding RNA methyltransferase, whose amino-acid sequence MGDLYVALLHAPVYNKNMETIATSITNLDIHDIARSATTYGVKRYYIVHPAEAQRALAQRIMGYWQEGFGAEYNPNRQEAFARVKLASELAEVEEEIFKEQGRKPLKIATDARRYPNTLGYAAVRDKIENGEEPLLLLFGTGWGLLREVMEDCDIILEPIYGPGEWNHLSVRSAAAIILDRLRGH is encoded by the coding sequence ATGGGCGATTTGTACGTCGCATTGCTTCATGCTCCAGTCTATAATAAAAACATGGAAACCATCGCGACCTCCATCACCAATTTGGATATTCATGACATCGCTCGCAGTGCCACTACATACGGAGTGAAGCGCTACTATATTGTCCATCCCGCTGAAGCTCAAAGAGCCTTAGCTCAGCGGATTATGGGGTATTGGCAGGAGGGCTTTGGTGCAGAATATAATCCCAATCGCCAGGAAGCCTTTGCCCGGGTTAAATTGGCTAGTGAACTTGCCGAGGTTGAAGAGGAGATTTTTAAGGAACAAGGGAGAAAGCCTTTGAAAATAGCCACGGATGCCCGGCGATATCCCAATACCTTAGGTTATGCTGCCGTACGGGATAAGATCGAGAATGGGGAGGAACCTTTGCTGTTGCTCTTCGGCACAGGCTGGGGGCTGCTCAGGGAAGTTATGGAGGATTGTGATATCATCCTTGAACCTATCTATGGGCCTGGTGAATGGAATCATCTTTCCGTTCGTTCAGCAGCAGCTATTATTCTCGATCGTTTAAGGGGACATTAA
- the trmD gene encoding tRNA (guanosine(37)-N1)-methyltransferase TrmD, whose protein sequence is MMKFTVLTLFPEMFAPVHESILKRAQAAHLIDVSLINFRDYAASKHKNVDDVPYGGGAGMVLKPEPLFAALRDLPPCDRRRRVVLLSPQGEVFQQQKAKEWSRLDELVFICGHYEGFDERIRSLADEEVSLGDFVLTGGELAAMVMMDAVARLLPGVLGEKASAEEDSHSEGLLEYPQYTRPPLFEGMEVPDILLSGHHRRIEDWRRKESLRRTFLKRPDLFAKVEFQAGDFNLLEELIHEHPELGKERSRWEHLRPKPKKRRQKKSEFNGTENAE, encoded by the coding sequence ATGATGAAGTTTACCGTGTTAACCCTATTTCCGGAGATGTTTGCACCTGTTCATGAGAGTATTTTGAAACGCGCTCAAGCAGCACACCTCATTGACGTGAGTTTGATTAATTTTCGGGATTACGCTGCAAGTAAGCATAAGAATGTGGATGATGTTCCTTATGGTGGAGGAGCGGGGATGGTGCTCAAGCCGGAGCCTCTCTTTGCTGCTCTGCGGGATTTGCCGCCCTGCGACCGTCGACGGCGGGTTGTTTTGCTCTCTCCTCAAGGGGAAGTGTTTCAGCAGCAGAAGGCCAAAGAATGGAGCAGGTTGGATGAGCTGGTCTTTATTTGCGGTCACTATGAGGGATTTGACGAACGTATTCGCAGTCTTGCTGATGAAGAGGTTTCTTTGGGGGATTTCGTTCTGACGGGAGGAGAACTGGCAGCCATGGTGATGATGGATGCAGTGGCTCGTTTATTGCCCGGCGTGCTGGGGGAAAAGGCATCGGCTGAGGAAGATTCCCATAGCGAGGGGCTTTTGGAATACCCTCAGTATACTCGTCCCCCCTTGTTTGAGGGGATGGAGGTTCCAGACATTCTTTTATCCGGTCATCATCGGCGTATTGAGGATTGGCGAAGAAAGGAATCCCTGCGTCGTACTTTCTTAAAGCGCCCTGATTTGTTCGCCAAGGTAGAATTTCAAGCGGGAGATTTTAATTTATTAGAGGAACTGATTCATGAGCATCCCGAACTGGGGAAAGAACGTTCTCGCTGGGAACATTTAAGGCCCAAGCCCAAAAAACGCAGACAGAAGAAGTCTGAATTTAATGGGACTGAGAATGCAGAATAA
- the rimM gene encoding ribosome maturation factor RimM (Essential for efficient processing of 16S rRNA), with amino-acid sequence MDEVLIGEVIKPHGVQGEIKVYPITDNPKRFKKLKEVILVQNQERRCLKVLNAKVHQSEVYLTLEGVNTRDEADVLRGWAVKTDRDQVPPLKEGWYYFELEGMQVYEGEALLGTLTQVIQTGANDVYLVKGDKGEICVPALKTVVKHVDVAGKRMDVELPSGLIDGDEIR; translated from the coding sequence ATGGATGAGGTTTTAATCGGTGAAGTCATAAAGCCCCATGGGGTTCAAGGGGAAATCAAAGTGTATCCCATTACGGATAATCCCAAGCGGTTCAAGAAGCTTAAGGAAGTTATCCTGGTGCAGAATCAGGAGCGGCGTTGCTTGAAGGTTCTTAATGCCAAAGTCCATCAATCGGAAGTGTACCTGACTTTGGAAGGGGTTAATACCAGAGATGAGGCAGACGTCCTAAGAGGATGGGCGGTAAAAACGGACCGCGACCAGGTTCCCCCTCTTAAAGAAGGCTGGTATTACTTCGAACTGGAGGGTATGCAAGTCTATGAGGGAGAGGCTTTATTAGGGACCTTGACCCAGGTGATTCAAACGGGGGCTAATGATGTTTATCTTGTTAAGGGGGATAAAGGGGAGATCTGCGTGCCGGCTTTGAAGACGGTAGTGAAGCATGTGGATGTAGCCGGAAAGCGGATGGATGTAGAGCTGCCCTCCGGACTGATTGATGGTGACGAAATACGATGA
- a CDS encoding KH domain-containing protein: protein MKELVEVLAKALVDHPDQVLVAQSETEKSVHLQLTVAPEDMGKVIGKQGRIANAIRTLVKAAAVKDGRRVHVDIDQ, encoded by the coding sequence GTGAAGGAACTCGTAGAAGTTCTTGCGAAAGCTTTAGTCGATCACCCGGATCAAGTGTTGGTTGCTCAATCGGAAACGGAGAAATCCGTTCACCTGCAGCTCACCGTTGCTCCGGAGGATATGGGCAAAGTGATTGGTAAGCAGGGAAGGATTGCTAACGCTATACGCACGTTAGTAAAAGCTGCTGCGGTCAAAGATGGCCGTAGAGTGCATGTTGACATTGATCAGTGA
- the rpsP gene encoding 30S ribosomal protein S16 has translation MATKIRLRRMGAKKNPFYRLIVADSSSPRDGRFIEEIGFYDPTKQPEVLNIDEEKVMKWLATGAQPSDTAKSLLRKAGVLAKYHESKK, from the coding sequence ATGGCAACAAAAATTCGTCTTCGCCGCATGGGTGCTAAGAAGAATCCTTTCTACCGTTTAATCGTTGCGGATTCTAGTTCTCCACGCGATGGTCGTTTCATTGAGGAGATTGGCTTCTATGATCCTACGAAACAACCGGAAGTCCTGAATATTGATGAAGAAAAAGTAATGAAATGGTTAGCAACTGGTGCTCAACCTTCAGATACAGCGAAGTCTCTTCTTCGTAAAGCTGGGGTTCTCGCTAAGTACCATGAGTCCAAGAAGTAA
- the ffh gene encoding signal recognition particle protein, translating to MFQGLSEKLQETFKRLKSKGKLTEADVNEAMREVRMALLEADVNFKVVKDFVAKVKERSIGQEVLESLSPGQQVIKIVNEEMVALMGGVSSKINISSKPPTIIMLVGLQGAGKTTHGAKLANMLKKQGKHPLLVACDIYRPAAIKQLQVLGEQIKVPVFSLGQENPVEIAAASLQHANSQGLDVVIIDTAGRLHINEELMGELRDIKASVKPHEILLVVDAMTGQDAVNVAESFHNELGVDGIILTKLDGDTRGGAALSVKAVTGCPIKFAGIGEKMDAIEPFFPERMASRILGMGDVLTLIEKAQEAFDEKQAREMEQKLRKQEFTLDDFLDQMQQLKKMGPLNSLLEMIPGVGKQMKDVQVDEKDMAHVEAIIHSMTPEERRKPALIKDSRKRRIAKGSGTSVQEVGRLLKQFEQMQKMMKQFAGGSGMGMMGKGKKGKKGKKIGFPFPFK from the coding sequence ATGTTTCAAGGCCTAAGTGAAAAATTACAAGAAACGTTTAAACGGTTAAAAAGCAAAGGCAAGCTCACGGAAGCGGATGTCAATGAAGCCATGCGTGAAGTCCGTATGGCCTTGTTGGAAGCCGATGTGAACTTTAAAGTGGTTAAGGATTTTGTCGCCAAAGTCAAGGAACGTTCGATTGGACAGGAGGTTCTCGAATCTCTCTCCCCTGGACAGCAGGTGATTAAGATTGTTAACGAGGAAATGGTAGCCTTAATGGGCGGCGTTTCCAGTAAGATAAATATTTCATCCAAGCCTCCCACGATCATTATGCTGGTGGGCTTGCAAGGGGCCGGTAAGACGACCCATGGCGCTAAGCTGGCCAATATGTTAAAGAAGCAAGGGAAACATCCTTTGTTGGTCGCCTGTGACATTTATCGTCCGGCAGCTATCAAACAGCTTCAAGTCCTTGGTGAACAAATCAAGGTTCCTGTGTTTTCATTAGGCCAGGAAAACCCTGTAGAGATCGCTGCTGCCAGCCTTCAGCACGCCAACAGTCAAGGCTTGGATGTGGTGATCATCGATACTGCAGGCCGGCTGCATATTAATGAAGAGCTTATGGGGGAACTCAGAGATATTAAGGCCTCTGTGAAGCCTCACGAAATCCTGCTGGTGGTCGATGCCATGACCGGGCAGGATGCCGTGAATGTAGCAGAAAGCTTCCACAACGAGCTTGGGGTGGATGGAATCATCCTGACCAAACTGGATGGGGATACTCGTGGGGGAGCGGCTCTCTCCGTGAAAGCCGTAACCGGTTGCCCGATTAAATTTGCCGGTATCGGGGAAAAGATGGATGCTATCGAACCCTTTTTCCCGGAACGAATGGCTTCCCGTATTTTGGGAATGGGAGATGTCCTGACCCTGATTGAAAAGGCTCAGGAAGCTTTTGACGAGAAGCAGGCCCGGGAAATGGAGCAGAAGCTTCGCAAGCAGGAATTTACCTTGGACGATTTCCTGGACCAGATGCAGCAGCTTAAGAAGATGGGGCCGCTAAATTCCCTGCTGGAAATGATACCCGGTGTCGGGAAGCAGATGAAAGATGTTCAGGTCGATGAAAAAGATATGGCCCATGTCGAAGCCATTATTCATTCCATGACTCCCGAAGAGCGCAGAAAACCCGCCCTGATTAAGGATTCCAGAAAGCGCCGCATCGCTAAAGGAAGCGGGACCAGTGTTCAGGAGGTAGGGCGCTTGCTGAAGCAGTTCGAGCAGATGCAAAAGATGATGAAGCAGTTTGCCGGCGGTTCAGGTATGGGGATGATGGGCAAGGGCAAAAAGGGTAAAAAAGGGAAGAAAATAGGTTTTCCTTTCCCTTTTAAATAA
- the ylxM gene encoding YlxM family DNA-binding protein, with protein MERFAKMALLADFYGPLLTPKQGRIWDLHYEQDFSLVEIAELENISRQAVYDLLKRTEKILQGYEDKLGLIHRFVDEQHKLSEVYQLVQEFEQKDFSNEKAWERHQSISQKIDEMYRDIEAS; from the coding sequence TTGGAACGATTTGCAAAAATGGCATTACTGGCGGATTTTTATGGTCCTCTTTTAACTCCCAAGCAGGGGAGGATTTGGGATCTCCATTATGAGCAGGATTTCTCTTTGGTGGAGATTGCTGAACTTGAGAATATCAGTCGGCAAGCAGTCTATGATTTGTTAAAGAGGACGGAAAAGATCTTGCAGGGGTATGAGGATAAGCTGGGCTTGATTCATCGCTTTGTGGACGAGCAGCATAAATTATCCGAAGTCTATCAATTAGTGCAGGAATTCGAGCAAAAGGATTTTTCCAACGAGAAAGCCTGGGAACGGCATCAATCCATAAGTCAAAAGATTGATGAAATGTATAGGGATATTGAAGCTTCCTAG
- a CDS encoding amidohydrolase, with translation MSKILIRAMVLPMTGPEDFYPEGEIGIENDRILFVGEKGSAPEGFIPDQIIDLPEDVVMPGLINTHTHAAMTMLRSYADDLPLMPWLHTKIWPFEDKLSDEDIYWGTLLALGEMIQSGTTTMLDMYASMEQVAKAVLEAGTRGVLSRGMIGNAPNGERAFAENIDLVKNYHGSGNGRIQVMFGPHAPYTCSGEYLQRVKREADRLGVGIHIHVAETEDEIKTIREQYGKTPVQWLEELGLFGGHVVAAHCVHLTEEDQEIMAKRNVFVAHNPESNMKLNSGTAPIPELRSRGVVVGLGTDGTSSNNNLDMFGEMRSAAFQQKLLKGATAMPAYEVLHMATVDGARALGLSDLGKLAPGYKADLISINFDQPHFYPRFSISAHLVYVAHAGDVRTVMVDGKILMQERRLMTMDIKRVCHEVEKRAKEIAQGL, from the coding sequence ATGTCCAAAATTCTCATTCGCGCTATGGTATTGCCCATGACCGGACCGGAGGATTTCTATCCCGAGGGGGAAATAGGGATTGAAAATGATCGGATTCTTTTCGTTGGGGAGAAGGGCTCTGCTCCGGAGGGCTTTATTCCTGATCAGATCATAGATTTGCCTGAAGATGTGGTCATGCCGGGACTCATTAATACTCATACCCATGCAGCAATGACCATGTTGAGAAGTTATGCTGATGATTTGCCTTTGATGCCTTGGCTGCATACGAAGATTTGGCCTTTTGAGGATAAACTATCCGATGAAGATATCTATTGGGGAACATTGCTGGCTCTGGGAGAAATGATCCAATCAGGAACCACCACCATGCTGGATATGTATGCTTCTATGGAACAGGTGGCGAAAGCCGTTTTGGAAGCCGGAACCCGAGGGGTTTTATCACGGGGAATGATTGGCAACGCTCCCAATGGGGAAAGAGCTTTTGCTGAGAACATAGACTTAGTGAAGAATTATCATGGTTCCGGTAACGGACGGATTCAGGTTATGTTTGGTCCTCATGCTCCTTATACTTGTTCCGGGGAGTATCTGCAGCGGGTCAAGAGGGAAGCGGACCGTCTTGGGGTGGGGATTCACATTCATGTGGCGGAGACAGAGGACGAGATAAAAACCATACGGGAGCAATACGGCAAGACTCCGGTACAATGGCTGGAAGAGCTGGGCTTATTCGGAGGGCATGTGGTTGCCGCCCATTGTGTTCACTTGACCGAGGAAGATCAGGAGATTATGGCCAAAAGGAATGTTTTTGTTGCCCATAACCCCGAAAGCAATATGAAATTAAACAGCGGCACGGCGCCGATTCCCGAACTCCGTTCACGGGGAGTTGTGGTTGGATTAGGGACGGATGGAACTTCCAGCAATAATAATCTGGATATGTTTGGGGAAATGCGCTCAGCGGCATTTCAGCAGAAGCTCTTAAAAGGTGCCACCGCTATGCCTGCCTATGAGGTGTTGCATATGGCCACCGTGGACGGGGCGCGGGCTTTGGGGCTTTCTGACTTGGGTAAGCTGGCACCGGGCTATAAAGCGGATTTAATCTCCATCAATTTTGATCAGCCTCATTTTTATCCGAGGTTCTCCATTTCCGCCCATTTGGTCTATGTAGCCCATGCCGGGGATGTACGTACAGTCATGGTGGATGGCAAAATCCTTATGCAGGAACGCCGGCTCATGACAATGGATATCAAACGGGTTTGTCATGAGGTGGAAAAGCGGGCCAAGGAGATAGCGCAAGGCTTGTAG
- a CDS encoding class II aldolase/adducin family protein, which produces MLKKKILEIGQKIAQSGMVAGTWGNISAWDAPQNGYWITPSGMDYFILKEEDLVLLSLDSTVLEGKRKPSSELLLHGEIYKQRPDVKGIVHTHSSFATAHAVSRIPLPGIVEDLVMIAGGQVEVAHYDLPGTLELALSAVQALEDKNAVFLANHGLVGVGYSLEEAFKVCQVVEKSAQIHIMSRLLGEPAVLSHEDIQLMRRTYQESYGQ; this is translated from the coding sequence ATGCTCAAAAAGAAAATCCTTGAAATTGGTCAAAAAATAGCTCAAAGTGGTATGGTTGCCGGTACTTGGGGGAACATCTCCGCCTGGGATGCCCCTCAGAATGGGTATTGGATTACTCCCAGCGGGATGGATTATTTCATCCTAAAGGAAGAGGATCTGGTACTGCTGAGTCTGGACAGCACTGTGCTGGAGGGAAAGCGCAAGCCTTCCTCGGAGCTGCTGCTCCATGGGGAGATTTATAAACAGCGGCCTGATGTTAAGGGAATTGTGCACACTCATTCCTCATTTGCCACAGCCCATGCCGTATCCCGGATTCCCCTCCCTGGGATTGTGGAGGATTTGGTCATGATTGCAGGAGGTCAGGTGGAGGTCGCCCACTATGATTTACCCGGCACGCTGGAGCTTGCTCTTAGTGCTGTGCAGGCACTGGAGGACAAGAATGCTGTCTTTCTTGCCAATCATGGCTTGGTTGGGGTTGGTTATTCTCTGGAGGAAGCTTTTAAGGTATGTCAAGTCGTGGAAAAAAGCGCTCAGATTCATATTATGTCCCGGCTGTTAGGTGAACCGGCAGTGTTAAGCCATGAGGATATTCAACTCATGCGCCGCACCTATCAAGAAAGCTATGGGCAATGA
- the mtnA gene encoding S-methyl-5-thioribose-1-phosphate isomerase — protein sequence MKALEWMGDSLKILDQTRLPVEVNYRMATTYEEVAEAIEKMEVRGAPAIGAAAAYGYALGAMGYSGEPEGLQSHMEKVQHRLAGTRPTAVNLFWALRRMEDRLRDQHGVKELSEIRKALVGEAESIAEDDRRVNRLIGEHGNTIVTAEASILTHCNAGALATVEYGTALGVIRAAQQAGKKVHVYAGETRPFLQGARLTAFELMNDQIPVTLIADNMAGFLMQQGKIDLVIVGADRIAANGDTANKIGTYSLAVLAHAHGIPFYVAAPTSTIDLKVPGGQDIPIEERHPKELREVFGVQVAPMEVPVYNPAFDVTPSKLITGIITEKGIVSSPYSVNLLKMMVRS from the coding sequence GTGAAAGCATTAGAGTGGATGGGGGATTCCCTGAAAATATTGGATCAGACCCGTTTACCTGTAGAAGTTAATTATCGGATGGCTACAACCTATGAGGAAGTGGCGGAGGCCATTGAGAAAATGGAAGTTCGGGGTGCTCCGGCTATCGGTGCAGCAGCTGCCTATGGATATGCCTTGGGAGCGATGGGTTACTCTGGTGAGCCGGAAGGCTTGCAAAGCCATATGGAAAAAGTTCAGCACCGTTTGGCAGGGACCCGTCCTACAGCGGTCAATCTTTTTTGGGCCCTGCGCCGTATGGAGGATCGGCTCAGGGATCAGCATGGGGTCAAGGAACTGTCGGAAATCCGCAAAGCGTTGGTGGGAGAAGCGGAAAGCATAGCTGAGGACGATCGTCGTGTCAATCGTTTAATAGGAGAACATGGGAACACCATCGTGACCGCTGAAGCCAGCATTCTTACCCATTGCAATGCAGGTGCTTTAGCCACGGTGGAGTATGGTACTGCCCTTGGGGTGATACGTGCCGCACAGCAGGCGGGGAAGAAAGTTCATGTCTACGCAGGTGAGACCCGGCCCTTCTTGCAGGGGGCCCGTTTAACAGCCTTTGAATTGATGAATGATCAGATTCCCGTGACACTCATTGCGGATAATATGGCTGGTTTTTTAATGCAGCAGGGTAAAATTGATTTGGTCATTGTGGGTGCGGATCGTATCGCAGCCAACGGAGATACGGCCAATAAAATAGGCACTTACTCCTTAGCCGTATTGGCTCATGCTCATGGAATACCTTTCTATGTGGCGGCCCCCACTTCGACTATTGATCTGAAGGTCCCTGGCGGGCAGGATATTCCCATTGAAGAAAGACATCCTAAGGAGTTAAGAGAGGTTTTTGGGGTTCAGGTTGCCCCGATGGAAGTTCCTGTCTATAATCCTGCTTTTGATGTGACCCCTTCGAAATTGATTACTGGAATTATCACGGAAAAGGGTATCGTATCTTCCCCTTACTCTGTGAATTTATTAAAGATGATGGTGCGCTCTTAA